A region from the Spirochaetota bacterium genome encodes:
- the secA gene encoding preprotein translocase subunit SecA — MLDKTLSIFFGTKHERDIKKLRPYVEKINSLEPEMKKLSNAAMEAKTFEFRGRLERGESLDSILPEAFALVREASIRTLGMRHFDVQLMGGVVLHQGKIAEMKTGEGKTLVATLPFYLNALNGNGVHLITVNDYLARRDAEWMGPVYRFLGLLVGIIQHDMDPYERQEAYSCDVIYGTNNEFGFDYLRDNMIQHKRLQVQRDLNFAIVDEVDSILIDEARTPLIISGSTDESTKKYIQVNRVIPSLIEVEDYEINEKDRNALLTEQGVRHVEKLLKIDNLYDSRNIEIVHHINQALKAHTLFKRDVDYVVADGQVIIVDEFTGRLMPGRRYSDGLHQALEAKENVSIARESQTLASITFQNYFRMYKKLAGMTGTADTEAVEFKKIYNLDVVVIPTNEPVKRDDYPDKIYRTEKEKYNAIVEEIEELSSEGRPILVGTISIEKSEKLSHLLKMKGIHHNVLNAKYHEREAKIIAEAGSPGTVTIATNMAGRGTDIVLGGRKLYIDEVDNHMPVHEGEIWDDFKISVLNNEFDKADDISEKMTGQDKQKARDIIRQGREWVGNHQSVVDAGGVHILGTERHEARRIDNQLRGRSGRQGDPGSSRFYLSLDDDLMRVFGSDRISSVMQRLGMEEGQEIESKMVTKAIANAQKRVEGRNFEIRKHLLEYDDVMNSQREFIYDMRNKLLEGEDISSIVNEYITEVAESIVEFYTDGKSHPEDWDLDGLQSFMKTRYLINIDHDRIDPYKLSYNEYVNNIKEELFKTYNDKEVTVGNDAMRIAERLITLQVIDTKWREHLLTMDELRDGIWTVGYGERNPLVEYKLEGFELFRGMMDKLRQDILEFIMKVQIEEVLVEEDEDFEYTKIGEEHHAEVEQFAEQGGIPVLTAQPSQGARKEFKQNAQGERNNITSGGVKRKKTRRSRRR, encoded by the coding sequence ATGTTAGATAAAACATTGAGTATTTTTTTTGGTACAAAGCATGAAAGGGACATCAAGAAGCTTCGTCCATATGTTGAAAAGATTAATTCCCTAGAGCCTGAGATGAAAAAACTGTCCAATGCGGCTATGGAAGCCAAAACTTTTGAATTCCGCGGTCGACTAGAGCGAGGAGAGTCATTGGATAGCATATTACCAGAGGCCTTTGCGCTTGTGAGGGAGGCATCAATCAGGACTTTGGGAATGAGGCATTTCGATGTTCAATTGATGGGGGGGGTCGTTCTTCATCAGGGCAAGATAGCTGAGATGAAAACAGGCGAGGGTAAGACTCTTGTAGCCACGCTTCCCTTTTATCTCAATGCCCTTAATGGGAATGGAGTACATCTTATTACTGTAAATGATTATCTTGCCAGAAGGGATGCGGAGTGGATGGGGCCGGTATACAGATTTCTTGGGCTATTGGTTGGGATTATTCAGCATGATATGGATCCATACGAAAGGCAGGAGGCTTATAGTTGTGATGTGATTTATGGAACCAACAATGAATTCGGTTTTGATTATTTGCGTGATAATATGATTCAGCATAAACGCCTGCAGGTACAAAGGGATCTTAATTTTGCAATAGTGGATGAGGTTGATTCCATTCTGATTGACGAAGCCAGGACTCCATTAATAATTTCGGGTTCTACAGATGAATCAACAAAGAAATATATTCAAGTGAATAGAGTAATCCCAAGCCTTATCGAGGTAGAGGATTATGAGATAAACGAGAAGGATAGGAACGCCCTGTTGACTGAACAAGGTGTTCGACATGTTGAGAAATTATTGAAGATTGATAATCTTTATGATAGCAGAAATATTGAGATAGTTCATCACATCAATCAGGCCCTAAAGGCGCATACGCTCTTTAAAAGGGATGTTGATTATGTTGTGGCAGATGGGCAGGTGATAATCGTAGATGAGTTTACTGGGAGGTTGATGCCAGGAAGAAGATATTCCGATGGACTGCATCAGGCCCTGGAGGCAAAGGAGAATGTCTCAATTGCAAGGGAGAGCCAGACTCTTGCCTCTATTACCTTTCAGAATTACTTTAGGATGTATAAGAAGCTGGCCGGTATGACTGGAACAGCTGATACTGAGGCGGTTGAGTTTAAGAAGATATATAATCTGGATGTTGTAGTTATTCCAACTAACGAACCTGTAAAGAGGGACGACTATCCTGATAAAATATATCGGACAGAGAAGGAAAAGTATAATGCTATTGTTGAGGAAATCGAAGAGTTGAGTAGCGAGGGACGTCCCATACTTGTGGGTACCATTTCCATCGAGAAGTCAGAAAAGTTGTCACATTTGTTAAAGATGAAGGGGATTCACCATAATGTACTGAATGCAAAATATCATGAGAGGGAGGCGAAGATAATCGCTGAGGCTGGAAGTCCCGGAACTGTTACAATAGCGACTAACATGGCAGGACGAGGCACGGATATCGTTTTAGGTGGTAGAAAACTATACATAGATGAAGTTGATAATCATATGCCTGTTCATGAGGGTGAAATATGGGATGATTTTAAGATTTCAGTGCTGAATAATGAATTTGATAAGGCCGATGATATATCAGAAAAGATGACTGGCCAGGATAAACAGAAAGCAAGGGATATTATTAGGCAAGGGAGGGAGTGGGTAGGTAACCATCAGAGTGTTGTTGATGCTGGAGGTGTTCATATTCTTGGAACAGAGCGTCATGAGGCTAGGCGTATTGACAATCAGTTGAGGGGGCGGTCTGGCAGGCAGGGCGATCCTGGTTCGTCGAGGTTCTATCTTTCCCTGGATGATGATTTGATGAGGGTATTCGGCTCAGACAGAATATCATCTGTAATGCAGCGACTAGGCATGGAGGAGGGGCAGGAGATTGAGAGCAAAATGGTTACGAAGGCAATTGCAAACGCACAGAAGCGTGTGGAGGGGAGAAATTTTGAGATTAGGAAACACCTTCTTGAGTATGATGATGTCATGAATTCTCAGAGGGAATTTATATACGATATGAGAAATAAATTATTAGAGGGTGAAGATATATCGTCAATAGTAAATGAATATATAACCGAGGTCGCGGAATCTATAGTTGAGTTTTACACAGATGGCAAGTCTCACCCAGAGGATTGGGATCTTGATGGATTACAGAGTTTTATGAAAACAAGGTATTTAATTAACATTGATCATGACAGGATAGATCCCTATAAACTCTCATACAATGAGTATGTGAATAATATTAAGGAAGAATTGTTTAAAACCTATAATGACAAGGAGGTTACCGTAGGCAATGATGCTATGAGAATAGCTGAGAGGCTGATTACCCTTCAGGTTATTGATACTAAGTGGCGCGAGCATCTTCTGACTATGGATGAATTGAGGGATGGTATATGGACTGTTGGTTATGGCGAGAGAAATCCTCTGGTAGAATATAAACTAGAGGGATTTGAGTTGTTCAGGGGGATGATGGATAAATTGAGACAGGATATATTGGAATTTATTATGAAAGTGCAGATTGAGGAGGTCCTTGTGGAAGAGGATGAGGACTTTGAGTATACTAAAATAGGGGAAGAACATCATGCTGAAGTAGAGCAGTTTGCTGAGCAGGGAGGAATACCTGTTCTTACAGCACAGCCGTCCCAGGGTGCTAGGAAGGAATTCAAACAGAATGCCCAGGGAGAAAGGAATAATATTACAAGTGGCGGGGTTAAGAGGAAAAAAACCAGGAGGAGCAGGCGGAGATGA
- a CDS encoding OmpA family protein, translating to MRKGIIFVLSVVTVLMLLSQQLFAKRDSGLNLILLGDSAISLGRGGTGVSSQGVDLFYLNPASIAFSERLGFGIQFGTLDFGFYNPNISVALPTSYGVIGTSLRVMDIPSDRNDIKNGYLLSIGGAKDFTDRLMMGAALNLFNGSDASDKLYYTGISIGSIYRLNYGKRFQKGFGILNPRIGISLNAGIPTGENDDYSNFNQLTFGYNFLFYSKGKMDIAFFNDFSAIHKYDHFPAKFGFETTYKKRYIGRVGFILPQSYEYGDSTIGLGYRFKEGMIEGDINYSLVHYSGSDFVHYMGLNMKYGRLDRKPPDTKIEASEEYISPNYDGRQDFVFFNLEVDDRSRIKGWRLQIINAEEEVVREYKISERDIEEDLGFKDFIRKIWQRKESMVVPETILWDGTDSRRRNVPDGRYKYSFIAWDERDNIAESKDGIIYVDNTPPEVKIKTEYLLFSPNGDDQKDTIKIGLDVTTSIDDEWRAGFTDSGGNIIRSFQWVGDQFPDSVVWDGRDNIGVEAKEGLYSFFIESNDRAGNRVEKFKREISLTRKYEVADLTTSMEYFSYNMNNDISFYPYISQTEGLQEWSIIITDKDQNEMRRIDGKIDFPKFIKWDGRNRNGKRLKDGRYSYKISTRFNSGNRPASFQKEIIIDSTPPRVSLDYSPSLFSPDEDGNNDILTIFPEAKDQFGITEWSLDIYASSGSKFRTFKGKSELAGEIKWDGVGKSNMLVESAADYYLQLTATDLARNISKTERIRLPIDVLVVVTERGFKIMISNIEFKFDSANLTGRAFPILNRVAEILDKYSRYNIMIEGHTCDIGEEKYNLKLSEDRANSVRGYLISKGIDEDRLTFRGMGETAPFLPNTTSENQRRNRRVEFLLLKKK from the coding sequence ATGAGAAAAGGAATTATATTTGTCTTATCCGTTGTAACAGTGTTGATGTTGTTATCACAACAGCTATTTGCCAAGAGGGATAGCGGATTAAATCTTATCCTTTTGGGTGATTCAGCAATTTCTCTTGGCAGGGGAGGGACGGGTGTTTCATCACAAGGGGTAGACCTCTTCTATCTGAATCCTGCGTCCATCGCTTTCTCTGAGAGATTGGGCTTTGGTATACAATTCGGAACATTGGATTTCGGATTCTATAATCCCAATATATCTGTCGCTTTACCCACATCTTACGGTGTTATTGGGACATCGCTTCGAGTTATGGACATTCCATCCGATAGGAATGATATCAAGAATGGATATCTTCTCTCAATAGGCGGAGCAAAGGATTTTACGGATAGGCTTATGATGGGAGCTGCGTTGAATCTCTTCAATGGTTCGGATGCTTCGGACAAACTTTATTATACAGGTATTTCCATTGGATCAATTTATAGATTGAATTATGGGAAGCGTTTTCAAAAGGGATTCGGTATCCTTAATCCACGAATAGGTATTTCCCTGAATGCAGGAATACCTACAGGAGAGAATGATGACTATTCAAATTTTAATCAACTAACATTCGGTTACAATTTCCTATTCTATAGTAAAGGGAAGATGGATATTGCCTTTTTCAATGATTTCTCTGCAATCCATAAGTATGATCATTTTCCAGCCAAGTTTGGATTTGAGACTACATATAAGAAGCGATATATTGGCAGGGTGGGATTTATATTGCCGCAATCTTATGAATACGGAGATTCTACGATTGGATTAGGTTACAGGTTCAAGGAAGGAATGATTGAGGGTGATATCAATTATTCCCTTGTCCATTACAGTGGCTCGGATTTTGTTCATTATATGGGATTGAATATGAAATATGGGAGGTTGGATAGAAAGCCGCCAGATACTAAGATAGAGGCAAGCGAAGAATATATCTCTCCCAATTATGATGGCAGGCAGGATTTTGTCTTTTTTAATCTTGAGGTAGATGATCGAAGCCGCATAAAGGGTTGGAGGCTGCAGATTATCAATGCTGAGGAAGAGGTAGTCAGAGAGTACAAGATATCTGAACGTGATATTGAGGAGGATTTGGGATTTAAGGATTTTATTAGAAAGATATGGCAGAGGAAGGAATCCATGGTAGTGCCTGAGACCATTCTATGGGATGGAACAGATTCCAGGAGAAGGAATGTCCCGGATGGTAGGTATAAATATTCCTTTATTGCATGGGATGAGAGGGATAATATTGCAGAGTCAAAGGATGGGATTATATATGTCGATAATACTCCCCCTGAGGTAAAGATAAAAACAGAATATCTCCTCTTCTCTCCCAATGGAGATGATCAAAAGGATACCATAAAAATAGGATTGGATGTAACAACCTCGATTGATGATGAGTGGAGGGCAGGATTTACGGATTCAGGGGGCAATATAATTAGGTCTTTTCAATGGGTAGGGGATCAGTTTCCCGATTCAGTTGTATGGGATGGTAGGGATAACATTGGGGTTGAGGCTAAAGAAGGACTCTATTCCTTTTTTATCGAATCAAATGATAGGGCTGGTAATAGGGTAGAGAAATTCAAGAGAGAGATTTCACTCACTCGAAAGTACGAAGTAGCAGATTTGACAACATCAATGGAATATTTTTCTTATAATATGAATAATGATATTTCATTCTATCCATACATCTCACAAACAGAAGGACTCCAAGAGTGGAGTATAATTATCACTGATAAGGATCAGAATGAGATGAGGCGAATCGATGGGAAGATTGACTTTCCAAAGTTTATCAAGTGGGATGGCAGGAATAGAAATGGAAAGAGGCTGAAGGATGGAAGGTATTCCTATAAAATCAGCACAAGATTTAACAGCGGGAATAGGCCAGCATCCTTCCAAAAGGAAATAATAATAGATAGCACTCCACCGCGTGTGTCTTTAGATTATTCCCCTAGTCTCTTTTCTCCTGATGAAGATGGCAATAATGACATATTGACTATTTTCCCTGAAGCAAAGGATCAGTTCGGCATCACAGAATGGAGTTTAGATATATATGCATCCTCAGGGTCAAAATTTAGGACATTTAAGGGCAAGTCAGAGTTAGCAGGTGAGATTAAATGGGATGGGGTAGGGAAGTCGAATATGCTGGTTGAATCAGCGGCGGATTATTATCTTCAGCTTACAGCAACAGATCTTGCCAGAAACATATCCAAGACAGAGCGGATAAGATTGCCAATAGATGTGCTGGTGGTTGTAACTGAACGTGGATTCAAGATTATGATCAGTAATATTGAATTTAAGTTTGACAGCGCAAATCTTACAGGAAGGGCATTCCCAATCTTGAATAGGGTGGCAGAGATACTAGACAAATACAGCAGATATAATATTATGATTGAGGGTCATACCTGTGACATTGGTGAGGAGAAGTATAATCTAAAATTGTCTGAGGATAGGGCAAATTCTGTTAGGGGTTATCTTATCTCAAAGGGAATCGACGAAGACAGATTGACATTCCGTGGGATGGGGGAGACAGCCCCCTTTCTTCCAAATACCACTTCAGAGAATCAGAGGAGGAATAGGCGAGTGGAATTTTTATTACTTAAGAAGAAATAA
- a CDS encoding N-acetylmuramoyl-L-alanine amidase encodes MVDVIFHCSDSRFGNTALITMWHTLPPREVVQNGKRYKGNGWDNIGYHYVILNGWLNLNRYNSRYNGYIETGRPLDEDHLIESGERGAHVRGFNRNSVGICLIGKSGEFTDEQLNSALEITLSMEKQFIIINLLQHSDLDMSKPYCAGLDMDQFKINYEIYKEWQL; translated from the coding sequence ATGGTAGATGTAATATTTCACTGTTCTGATTCCAGATTTGGAAATACAGCATTGATTACCATGTGGCATACATTGCCGCCTCGAGAGGTTGTTCAAAATGGGAAAAGATATAAGGGTAATGGATGGGATAATATAGGGTATCACTACGTCATTCTGAATGGATGGCTAAATCTTAATAGATATAATTCAAGATATAATGGGTACATTGAAACCGGAAGGCCATTGGATGAGGATCACCTAATAGAATCTGGTGAAAGGGGGGCTCATGTCAGGGGATTTAATAGGAATTCCGTCGGGATATGCTTAATTGGCAAGTCTGGCGAATTTACAGATGAGCAGCTTAATTCCGCATTAGAGATAACCCTTTCCATGGAAAAGCAATTTATTATAATTAACCTGCTTCAACATAGCGATCTCGATATGAGTAAACCCTATTGTGCTGGATTGGATATGGATCAGTTTAAGATAAATTATGAGATCTATAAGGAGTGGCAATTATAA
- the glmM gene encoding phosphoglucosamine mutase: protein MASRLMKSVSGIRGVVGETLTPELIVKVASAFAKYSKNGTVVVGRDSRPSGEAISRALESALALSGCSVIDLGIVPTPTVQLMVEELQADGGIVISASHNPAEWNAFKLINSKGTFLNSRDISKFFSLMETKFKYKKWNGIGEVVYNNMAHDIHIKRICDALDCEAIRKRDFAIVLDSVNGAGSRITVELLNRLGCRLTTLNCEMNGIFPRGAEPLPENLKEISKRVIDESADIGFAQDPDADRLAIIDENGRPIGEENTIPLVVEHLLSKQIGRVVVNFSTTNAVKDIADMYGATFKRVKVGEINVVEDMLKNGARIGGEGNGGVISPEVHLGRDSLVGIGYILEMMAERGKTISQLVRDLPVYVMKKGKVKYDNSLRDNEIFLKLKNFYRDEKISTLDGMRIDFVKEGEFKGGWVHLRPSNTEPIFRIISEGRDKKHALRIYNHFAKMFKN, encoded by the coding sequence ATGGCTTCAAGATTAATGAAGAGTGTTTCGGGTATCAGGGGTGTGGTTGGCGAGACATTGACTCCGGAATTGATTGTAAAGGTTGCTTCTGCCTTTGCAAAATATTCAAAGAATGGTACTGTTGTAGTTGGAAGAGACAGTCGGCCTAGCGGTGAAGCGATATCAAGGGCCTTGGAATCAGCTTTAGCACTTTCAGGATGTAGTGTGATTGATCTTGGAATTGTTCCTACCCCTACGGTTCAATTGATGGTGGAAGAACTTCAGGCTGATGGTGGTATAGTAATATCTGCTTCACATAATCCAGCGGAATGGAATGCATTTAAGTTAATCAATTCAAAGGGAACCTTTCTTAATTCAAGAGATATTTCAAAGTTTTTTTCTCTTATGGAAACGAAGTTTAAGTACAAGAAGTGGAATGGGATCGGCGAAGTCGTCTATAATAACATGGCCCATGACATCCATATTAAGAGGATTTGTGATGCATTGGATTGCGAGGCAATAAGGAAGAGGGATTTCGCTATTGTCTTGGATTCTGTTAATGGAGCCGGATCCAGAATAACGGTTGAACTTCTGAATAGACTTGGATGCAGGTTGACGACCCTCAACTGTGAGATGAATGGTATATTCCCAAGAGGTGCTGAGCCCTTGCCAGAGAACTTAAAGGAGATATCTAAGAGAGTAATTGATGAATCAGCGGATATCGGATTTGCGCAGGATCCAGATGCGGATAGATTGGCCATTATTGATGAGAATGGAAGGCCTATTGGGGAAGAGAATACAATACCGCTTGTTGTGGAGCACCTGTTATCTAAACAGATCGGAAGGGTTGTTGTGAATTTTTCCACAACCAATGCTGTTAAAGATATAGCTGATATGTATGGAGCAACCTTTAAGCGGGTGAAGGTTGGCGAGATAAACGTTGTGGAAGATATGTTAAAGAATGGAGCAAGGATCGGTGGCGAGGGGAATGGTGGAGTAATATCTCCTGAGGTTCATCTTGGTAGGGATAGTCTTGTGGGAATCGGATATATCCTGGAGATGATGGCTGAGAGGGGGAAAACTATCTCTCAATTGGTGAGGGACCTTCCGGTTTATGTGATGAAAAAGGGTAAGGTTAAATATGATAACAGTTTAAGGGATAATGAGATATTCTTAAAACTAAAGAATTTTTATAGAGATGAGAAGATATCGACGTTGGATGGAATGCGTATAGATTTTGTCAAGGAAGGGGAATTCAAGGGGGGGTGGGTTCATCTGCGTCCATCCAATACTGAACCAATTTTTCGTATTATTTCAGAGGGTAGAGACAAAAAGCATGCTTTAAGAATATACAATCATTTTGCAAAGATGTTCAAAAATTAG
- the rpmA gene encoding 50S ribosomal protein L27 has protein sequence MAHKKGGGSTRNGRDSRSKRLGVKRFGGEVVRGGTIIVRQRGTKIHPGFNVGRGGDDTLFARIDGVVKFEHIDKARKRVSVYPLSQP, from the coding sequence ATGGCGCATAAAAAGGGTGGCGGTTCAACCAGAAATGGAAGAGATTCTAGATCCAAGAGATTGGGAGTCAAGAGATTTGGAGGGGAGGTTGTTAGGGGCGGGACAATTATTGTTCGTCAGAGAGGGACAAAGATACACCCTGGATTCAATGTCGGTAGGGGGGGGGATGATACCCTCTTTGCCAGGATTGACGGGGTTGTTAAGTTCGAGCACATCGATAAGGCTAGAAAGAGGGTTTCCGTGTATCCCTTATCACAACCTTAA
- a CDS encoding HAD-IIB family hydrolase, which yields MDRKMYAVFTDLDGTMLDFHTYSYEKALDGIKILNENGVLLIPVSSKTLPEMKELHRELNLAYPFIFENGGGIAFPSQVKEGDFRIEILGIGIEELKEKFGVLREVLQTPIRTLLEMDIQEIIAETNLSKKSAKFAKDRLTSLPFLPSSSEKKIDILKANDLLERHKIKITKGGRYYHISDENADKGKAVRRVIDYIKSSYGIDEVISVGIGDSENDIPMLEVVDIPFLVKKYDNTTIETALKVRRTEKIGPAGFSEAMRSIFCD from the coding sequence ATGGATAGAAAAATGTATGCGGTATTCACTGATCTTGATGGAACAATGCTGGATTTTCATACATACAGCTATGAAAAAGCGTTAGACGGGATTAAAATTTTAAATGAAAATGGCGTTTTGCTCATCCCTGTATCAAGTAAAACTTTACCTGAGATGAAGGAACTGCATCGGGAGCTGAATCTTGCTTACCCCTTTATATTTGAAAATGGAGGCGGAATTGCTTTCCCTTCCCAGGTGAAGGAAGGTGATTTCAGGATTGAGATACTTGGTATAGGTATAGAGGAATTAAAGGAAAAGTTTGGGGTATTGAGAGAGGTGTTACAGACCCCAATACGGACATTATTGGAGATGGATATACAGGAGATAATAGCGGAGACAAATCTTTCAAAAAAAAGCGCCAAGTTTGCTAAAGATCGTTTAACCTCACTCCCCTTTTTGCCTTCTTCGTCTGAGAAGAAGATTGACATCTTAAAAGCAAACGATCTTTTAGAGAGACATAAGATTAAGATTACAAAGGGTGGAAGATATTATCACATTTCTGATGAGAATGCTGACAAGGGGAAGGCTGTGAGGAGGGTTATCGATTATATTAAATCGTCATATGGAATCGATGAAGTCATTTCAGTTGGAATAGGAGACAGTGAGAATGATATCCCTATGTTGGAGGTTGTGGATATCCCATTTCTTGTAAAAAAGTATGACAACACAACAATTGAGACTGCGCTTAAGGTAAGGAGAACAGAGAAGATTGGTCCAGCAGGGTTTTCAGAGGCCATGAGGTCAATCTTTTGTGATTGA
- the obgE gene encoding GTPase ObgE, giving the protein MSKFTDSINIRIEAGNGGSGAVSFCREKYIPRGGPDGGDGGAGGDVYIEADPSYHNLSHLFNDRIYRAENGHPGMGRNKHGRDGKPLIVKVSPGTEVVDDDTGEFLSDLLMGEERVLVGKGGVGGRGNAFFKSSTNQAPKYSQPGIPGQKRCLSLNLKLIADVGLVGLPNAGKSTLLSRITKAKPKIAAYPFTTLIPNLGVHERVDGTFYTIADIPGIIEGAHRGHGLGLSFLRHIERVKAILFLIDSTESNPAFNLQLLKSELKTYNEELLLKPYRILLTKVDLVDRKDLKKKIDLLGERDILSISSVTGCNIQRLTDIIDILLLNKDDSIVIF; this is encoded by the coding sequence TTGAGTAAATTTACCGATTCCATAAATATTCGTATAGAGGCTGGAAATGGTGGCTCCGGGGCTGTTTCCTTTTGCAGAGAAAAATATATCCCTCGTGGCGGCCCCGATGGAGGTGATGGGGGAGCAGGGGGGGATGTTTATATTGAGGCTGATCCTTCATATCATAATCTCTCTCACCTCTTTAATGATAGAATCTATAGGGCTGAGAATGGCCATCCAGGCATGGGTAGGAATAAACACGGGAGAGATGGGAAGCCTTTGATAGTAAAGGTCTCTCCAGGAACTGAGGTGGTTGATGATGATACAGGTGAATTTTTATCTGACCTTCTTATGGGTGAGGAAAGGGTATTGGTGGGTAAGGGCGGGGTTGGGGGAAGAGGTAATGCCTTCTTTAAGTCCTCTACCAATCAGGCTCCTAAATATTCCCAGCCTGGTATACCAGGTCAGAAAAGGTGTCTTTCCCTCAATCTTAAGCTTATAGCGGATGTTGGTCTGGTGGGGCTTCCCAATGCTGGGAAGTCAACGCTGCTTTCCAGAATAACAAAGGCAAAACCAAAAATTGCAGCATATCCCTTTACTACCTTAATTCCCAATCTTGGAGTCCATGAAAGGGTTGATGGAACATTCTACACAATTGCAGATATCCCGGGAATAATAGAAGGTGCGCATAGGGGTCATGGCCTTGGTCTCTCCTTTTTAAGGCATATTGAGAGGGTAAAGGCTATCCTATTTCTTATAGACTCAACTGAGAGTAATCCAGCATTTAACCTGCAATTATTAAAATCCGAGCTAAAAACCTATAATGAGGAATTATTATTGAAGCCATATAGAATACTTCTCACAAAGGTCGATTTGGTAGATAGAAAAGATTTAAAGAAAAAGATTGACCTTTTAGGTGAAAGAGATATATTATCAATTTCTTCAGTTACAGGATGTAATATCCAAAGGCTTACGGATATTATTGATATTCTACTGTTGAATAAGGATGATTCCATTGTTATATTTTGA
- a CDS encoding ribosomal-processing cysteine protease Prp — MIKVYLKNVVLEDGVIINKDNSEVGIKAYGHSGFDKKGSDIVCSAISAIIQTSILAVTKVANIHQEIVQGDGILESSIHIGEAGRTNLFALGVILNTMIIGLKEIINHYPDALEIIFE, encoded by the coding sequence GTGATAAAGGTCTATCTGAAAAATGTTGTTTTAGAAGATGGTGTAATAATAAACAAAGACAATAGTGAAGTGGGTATAAAGGCTTATGGTCATTCAGGATTTGACAAAAAGGGTTCTGATATAGTATGTTCAGCAATATCAGCCATAATCCAGACATCAATACTAGCAGTAACCAAGGTCGCGAATATTCATCAAGAGATAGTACAAGGGGATGGCATATTGGAATCATCTATACATATTGGAGAAGCGGGAAGGACAAATTTATTTGCTTTAGGGGTAATACTAAATACTATGATAATCGGGCTAAAGGAGATCATCAATCATTATCCTGATGCTCTGGAGATTATTTTTGAATGA
- a CDS encoding 3TM-type holin: MAWYNSLLKFFSSSSGGIIDSIADSIDRFVTTDEEKTKLRMELQKLEVEQQRNSFEFQQQMQELIQKRESEIEQTIRSELEAKSEIMLAELRQDDKYTKRARPTVVYVGLIFILLEIFGLRHIILSKLCADNFGDIIKSSDSIFKTFLIAWSGVIGVYSIGRSAEKRGLRGKLTSLVTGEIPPQVKLSERPKIQW, encoded by the coding sequence ATGGCATGGTATAACTCGCTATTGAAATTTTTCTCAAGTTCTTCTGGAGGCATTATTGACAGTATAGCGGATTCTATTGATCGATTTGTTACCACCGATGAGGAGAAGACCAAACTTAGAATGGAATTGCAGAAATTGGAGGTTGAACAGCAGAGGAATAGTTTTGAATTTCAGCAGCAGATGCAGGAGCTAATCCAGAAGAGAGAGTCAGAGATAGAGCAAACTATAAGGAGTGAACTCGAAGCGAAGTCGGAGATAATGCTGGCAGAGTTGCGTCAGGATGATAAGTATACTAAAAGGGCTCGACCAACTGTAGTATATGTTGGGCTTATTTTTATATTGTTAGAAATTTTTGGCTTGAGGCATATAATCCTTAGCAAATTATGTGCTGATAATTTTGGGGATATAATTAAAAGCTCCGATTCTATTTTTAAGACCTTTCTTATAGCGTGGAGCGGTGTGATAGGGGTTTATTCAATAGGCAGATCAGCTGAAAAGAGGGGTTTAAGAGGCAAGTTGACGTCACTCGTAACGGGCGAAATTCCTCCCCAAGTTAAGCTAAGTGAAAGGCCAAAAATACAATGGTAG